A section of the Methanocaldococcus sp. FS406-22 genome encodes:
- the mcrC gene encoding methyl-coenzyme M reductase I operon protein C yields the protein MPVGRREQIVDCRSVMGLGEGGGLAQRGTFAEALKNDVVVVAMSPGRRHITKPVCEITYGIREAGIQTSVLVLNAGSGIPHDAPRGALGSTFGIKPEEAEQINRHKLCVVHFGNVISHIVYKAGLLLKYVKIPTIIVCQAPVDMEDLAKYGIKTRDVMPLEPKTEGTVVDIVTGVIRGESCPQTKIDEIIRKIKLHLNLN from the coding sequence ATGCCAGTAGGGAGAAGAGAGCAAATAGTGGATTGTAGGTCAGTGATGGGTTTAGGAGAGGGGGGAGGATTAGCACAGAGAGGGACATTTGCAGAGGCATTAAAAAATGATGTAGTAGTTGTAGCGATGTCACCAGGGAGGAGGCATATAACAAAACCTGTCTGTGAGATAACTTATGGGATAAGAGAGGCAGGGATTCAAACAAGCGTTTTAGTTTTAAATGCTGGTTCGGGAATTCCACATGACGCTCCAAGAGGAGCATTAGGTTCAACCTTTGGTATAAAGCCAGAAGAAGCAGAGCAAATAAATAGACATAAGCTCTGCGTTGTTCATTTCGGAAATGTTATCAGCCATATTGTCTATAAGGCAGGACTTCTCTTAAAGTATGTAAAAATTCCAACAATTATTGTTTGCCAAGCTCCCGTAGATATGGAAGATCTTGCTAAATATGGAATAAAGACAAGAGATGTTATGCCTTTAGAACCTAAAACTGAAGGGACAGTTGTTGATATTGTAACCGGGGTGATTAGAGGAGAATCCTGTCCTCAAACTAAAATTGATGAAATAATAAGAAAAATAAAACTTCACTTAAACCTAAATTGA
- the mcrG gene encoding coenzyme-B sulfoethylthiotransferase subunit gamma: MAYKPQFYPGQTKIAQNRRDHMNPDVQLEKLRDIPDDDVVKIMGHRQPGEDYKTVHPPLEEMDLPEDYVRDLVEPINGAKEGHRIRYIQFADSMYFAPAQPYDRARTYMWRFRGVDTGTLSGRQVIEMRESDLEALSKNFLIDTAFFDPARIGIRGATVHGHSLRLDENGLMFDALQRYVYDEKTGHVLYVKDQVGRPLDEPVDVGEPLPEEKLKEITTIYRIDGVPMREDEELLTVVKRIHRARTLGGFLPVEDVFEKL; this comes from the coding sequence ATGGCATACAAGCCACAGTTCTACCCAGGTCAAACAAAAATTGCTCAAAATAGAAGAGACCACATGAACCCAGATGTTCAGTTAGAAAAGTTGAGAGACATTCCAGATGATGATGTTGTTAAAATAATGGGTCACAGACAACCAGGAGAAGATTACAAAACAGTTCACCCTCCATTAGAAGAGATGGACTTACCAGAAGACTATGTTAGAGACTTAGTTGAGCCAATTAACGGAGCTAAAGAAGGGCACAGAATTAGATACATTCAGTTCGCTGATTCAATGTACTTTGCTCCAGCTCAACCATACGACAGAGCAAGAACATACATGTGGAGATTTAGAGGAGTAGATACAGGTACATTATCAGGAAGACAAGTTATTGAGATGAGAGAGAGTGACTTAGAAGCATTGTCAAAGAACTTCTTAATTGATACAGCATTCTTTGACCCAGCAAGAATTGGTATCAGAGGAGCTACTGTCCACGGACACTCATTAAGATTGGACGAAAACGGTTTAATGTTCGATGCCCTCCAGAGATATGTCTATGATGAGAAAACAGGACACGTTTTATACGTTAAAGATCAGGTTGGAAGACCATTAGATGAGCCAGTAGATGTTGGAGAACCATTACCAGAAGAAAAATTGAAAGAAATTACAACAATCTACAGAATTGATGGAGTTCCAATGAGAGAGGATGAAGAGCTATTAACAGTCGTTAAGAGAATCCACAGAGCAAGAACATTAGGAGGATTCTTGCCAGTTGAAGATGTCTTCGAGAAACTCTAA